Within Cellulophaga sp. L1A9, the genomic segment TTAGTATTTTAGGCCTTTCTTTGTCAAACGTAAGAATCACCATAAATACTGCACTATTGCATTTTTTAAAGTGAATTACATCTGACGCATTTAAATATTTATTTTCAGATGAAGAACAACCTTATTTATATATTTTTATTTGCCTTTGTTACTATTGGATTTTCTCAAGAGACTCAGGAAAAGAACGAATTCTTAAAAGCTATTGTGGTAAACGCACAGGACGGCTCTTTAATGGAAAGCGTACATGTTGTAAACTTAAATCAAGTCGTAGGAACCATTACCAATGAAAAAGGAGAGTTCAACATCCTAGCCATGGCTAATGATACCTTATACTTTAGCTATTTGGGTTTTAAATCTCAAAAAGTTCGTGTCACCAATGACATGTTAAAGTTCAAGAATACAAAAATCACCTTAACAGAACTTGCATATGCCCTTGAAGAAGTAATCGTTACCTCATATGATTTAACTGGTTACTTAGAAATCGATGTTAAAAACTTACCTTTAAACGATTCTTATCAATATAGCATTTCAGGATTAAATACGAGTTATGAAGCTGGTAAAAAAAATCCGAGTGCCGTAACCAAAGTTCTAGGGGCTATTCTAAACCCCGCAGATTTATTGCGGAATTTATTCGGCAAAAAGCCGAACCAAATGAAAAAGCTTAGAAAAGTTAAAGAAGATGATGCCATTAAAGATTTATTGGCTTCTAAATTTGACCGAGAAACGCTAATGGAACTATTGCATATTGAAAAAGTAGATATTGAAGACATCTTAAACAACTGCAATTATTCTAAATCTTTTATTGCAACCGCAAACGATTTGCAAATTCTAGATGCTATTAGCGGGTGTTATGAAGATTACAAAGTCTTAAACCGTAAAAAATAGTGATTTTTAATACCTAAGCATTCTAAATAAATTTTCTATTTTCATTATCATTTTATAGCTTTAACGAAAATAAATAATAATGAAAAAAGTCCTGCTATTGCTATTAGGATTTGTTCTTTTCATCTCTTGTAAGGAAGAAAAAAGCACCCCTAAACCTGAACAATCAAACACACCTAAAAATAGCATAGTTACTCCTAAAAAAAATCCTTTCGTTTGGGAAGGAGCTAATATTTACTTTTTACTTACCGATCGTTTTAACAACGGAGATCCTACCAATGATGTAAACTTTGAAAGAACCGAAGAAACAGGTGTTCTAAGAGGTTTTATGGGAGGAGACCTAAAAGGAATCACGGCAAAAATAGAAGAAGGCTATTTTACAAAACTAGGCATCAATGCCATTTGGTTTACTCCTGTTGTAGAGCAAATTCATGGTGCAACAGACGAAGGCACTGGCAATAGTTATGGTTATCATGGTTATTGGACTAAAGATTGGACTGCACTAGATCCTAATTTTGGTACGCGAGAGGACTTAGAAGCAATGGTAAAAACTGCACATGAAAACGGAATACGCGTTTTAATGGATGTTGTTTTAAACCATACCGGTCCAGTAACAGCTATTGATCCTGTTTGGCCAGAAGAATGGGTACGCACAGCACCTACCTGTACTTTTGAGAATTACGAAACAACCACAGCCTGTACATTAGTAAAAAACTTACCAGATATTAAAACAGAAAGTGATGAAGAAGTAGCACTACCCGATCATTTATTGGCCAAATGGAAAGCAGAAGGTAGGTTAAGTTCTGAATTGGATGAATTAGATTTATTCTTTAAACGCTCTGGTTGCTCCAGAAGCTCAAAAGCCTACATTACAAAATGGTTGACAGATTATGTAAATGATTTTGGAATTGATGGTTTTAGGGTAGATACTGTTAAACACGCTGACGAAAGTGCTTGGAATGAACTTTACAAACAAGCTTCTATTGCTTTTGATACTTGGAAAAGGAAACACCCAAGTGCCGTTTTAGATAGTAATCCATTTTATATGGTAGGTGAAGTTTATAATTATGGTATTTCCAGTGGTCGCGAATATGATTTTGGAGATAAAAAAGTAGATTATTACAATTACGGATTCAAAAGCTTAATCAATTTTGAACTTAAGAGTGATGCTAAAAAAGACTACGAGACCATTTTTAAAAAGTACAACACCTTATTACAATCAAAACTATACGGCAAAAGCGTAGTAAATTATTTAACATCACATGATGATGGGCAGCCTTTTGACAAAGAACGCCTAGATCCTTACCATGCCGCGAATGTATTATTACTTACTCCTGGGGCTTCACAAGTGTATTACGGGGATGAATCTTCACGAAGCCTAACCGTAGAAGGTGCACAAGGTGATGCTACATTACGCTCGTTTATGAATTGGAATGAAATAGACAGCTTACCTGAAACAAAAAAAATACTGACCCACTGGCAAAAACTAGGTTCTTTTAGAGCAAAACATCCTGCAATTGGGGCAGGTACACATAAAATGCTTTCCAAAACCCCTTATGTTTTTGAGAGAACCTACGCAAATAATGAATACAAAGACAAAGTAGTCATTGGCTTAAACCTCCCCAAAGGAAAGAAAACACTTAGCGTAAAAGGATTCTTTGGTGACGCAACTAAATTACGAGAAGCCTATTCTAACACCCTTCTTGTGGTCAATAAAGGTAAAATTGAATTAGACAACGAGTTTGATATAGCCCTCCTAGAGTTGGTAGAATAAATAGTATGCTAAAATTTTACTAAATAATCAATACCATTTTCATAAATACGCTTCCTTTACTCCCTGTTTCATTTTAGTGTACAATGCATATTAAAAGACGCGTGTTTATTAAGAATCTTATTTTAGGGCTTTTAGGGGTTGTTGGGTTCATCTATCTCGATAGTTTTTGGATAGAAAAATACATCATTGATTGGAATACACATGATCTCAGCGATGCTACAAAAGCTAAAATAAAGATTATTCAGTTGTCTGATTTGCACTTAAAAGAGATTAAATATTTTCATAAGACAATCGCTGAGAAAATCAATACAGAAAAACCAGATATTATTGTATTTACAGGAGACACCATATCCAGAAGAAATACTTACCATATTTTAGAACAACTCTTAGATCTTATTGATCCTAACCTCTTAAAAATAGCTATTCTTGGCAATAAAGAATATGATGCACGGGTAGATCTGGACACTTTAAAAGCAACTTTTAAAAAGTACAACGGTATTGTTCTTATCAATGAGCACTATGTTTTCAAGAAAGCAAATAGAGCTATAAACATCGTAGGAATTGATGATTTTTTACGCGGCAAACCCGATTTTTTAAAAGCAATTCATAATATCGATAAAAAAATCGAAACAATAGTTTTAAACCATTGTCCTGCTTACACGGATGTTATTGACACCTTGAATATTGAAGAAAACATAAACATTAAACTCGTACTCTCGGGGCATACCCATGGAGGACAAATTACTTTTTTTGGCATTCCATTTTACACCCCTGGAGGAAGTGGAAATTACCTTAGAGGTTGGTATAAAAAAACGACTACAAAAATGTATGTTTCTAAAGGTATCGGTACCACAGTACTTCCGATTCGTTTTTTTGCTAGAGCAGAGGCCTCAATATTTTATATGGGGGCTTCACACCCCAATACCTCCCGGTAGAGTTCCTGATTTATCGTACTGTCGGACAATCAAACTTATCTCGGACTGATTTTTGGTAGATTAAAGCTTTTTTCTCTAAAAATAGAAAGTGGCCTTCCGACTTAGCGGCGACCACTTTAAAGTCAAGTATAAATAATTGCTTACAAATCTAATCTTAAAAAGGTGTCGTCAGCAAATTCAATAAGTTCAATACCGTTTTCCGATGAATATAGTATCCTTTGAACGACCGAGTTTTCGGTACAGGGGGTGAAGACATACACGTTGGTAAACTGAAAGCCGTGAGAGGTGATTTCCTTTCTTAAATTTTCTAAGTTTTCAACGATTCCGTCACATTCCAATAAAACGAATCTTTGCGTTGGATCTTGAATCAAATCAATTGCGAACCCTAGATTATCATTTCTATCTGTACCTACCGAAATCTGTATTGTTAAATTTTGCTCCGCAATCTCTAGAATGGTTAATTCGTTTTCAATATTTGTGGCAAAACATTCCTCATCGTTACTGATATCCAGGTCTCGTATTTCATTGGTTTTTGCATCGTATTGGCCGGGTAAGGTTTCTGAATTTACATTTATAAAATTTACAATTGTTGTACTGGTAAAAGGTATAAGTTCCCTTTCCGTGTCGGTCAAGAGATTGTTTACCTCCCCATCATCGGAACAGTTTTCACAACCAGAGGACGACAACAATATTAGAATCAAAAATATCAAGTTTTTCATTGTATTGTTATAAGTTAAAAAAATTAATCACATGATGCTGTAAGCGTATAAGAAAATAATTGATTCAGCTCGGCGGTAGTTACCCCATTGGGTCGAACATTGTTAAGTTTATCTCTCCAAGTTGTCTGATACCTAGATCCGTTAAGAGCTGATTGTATTTGCGATAGGGTATAGCCAGAAACATTGTCTGTTGGTCTTAAGTTTGGCACTGGAAGTGGTAAAATATTTCTTTGGTTCGTGATATCAATTAAATCGATTACTATTGGTGTATATTCAGTCATTCCAGCAGG encodes:
- a CDS encoding carboxypeptidase-like regulatory domain-containing protein yields the protein MKNNLIYIFLFAFVTIGFSQETQEKNEFLKAIVVNAQDGSLMESVHVVNLNQVVGTITNEKGEFNILAMANDTLYFSYLGFKSQKVRVTNDMLKFKNTKITLTELAYALEEVIVTSYDLTGYLEIDVKNLPLNDSYQYSISGLNTSYEAGKKNPSAVTKVLGAILNPADLLRNLFGKKPNQMKKLRKVKEDDAIKDLLASKFDRETLMELLHIEKVDIEDILNNCNYSKSFIATANDLQILDAISGCYEDYKVLNRKK
- a CDS encoding alpha-amylase family glycosyl hydrolase, which encodes MKKVLLLLLGFVLFISCKEEKSTPKPEQSNTPKNSIVTPKKNPFVWEGANIYFLLTDRFNNGDPTNDVNFERTEETGVLRGFMGGDLKGITAKIEEGYFTKLGINAIWFTPVVEQIHGATDEGTGNSYGYHGYWTKDWTALDPNFGTREDLEAMVKTAHENGIRVLMDVVLNHTGPVTAIDPVWPEEWVRTAPTCTFENYETTTACTLVKNLPDIKTESDEEVALPDHLLAKWKAEGRLSSELDELDLFFKRSGCSRSSKAYITKWLTDYVNDFGIDGFRVDTVKHADESAWNELYKQASIAFDTWKRKHPSAVLDSNPFYMVGEVYNYGISSGREYDFGDKKVDYYNYGFKSLINFELKSDAKKDYETIFKKYNTLLQSKLYGKSVVNYLTSHDDGQPFDKERLDPYHAANVLLLTPGASQVYYGDESSRSLTVEGAQGDATLRSFMNWNEIDSLPETKKILTHWQKLGSFRAKHPAIGAGTHKMLSKTPYVFERTYANNEYKDKVVIGLNLPKGKKTLSVKGFFGDATKLREAYSNTLLVVNKGKIELDNEFDIALLELVE
- a CDS encoding metallophosphoesterase, producing the protein MHIKRRVFIKNLILGLLGVVGFIYLDSFWIEKYIIDWNTHDLSDATKAKIKIIQLSDLHLKEIKYFHKTIAEKINTEKPDIIVFTGDTISRRNTYHILEQLLDLIDPNLLKIAILGNKEYDARVDLDTLKATFKKYNGIVLINEHYVFKKANRAINIVGIDDFLRGKPDFLKAIHNIDKKIETIVLNHCPAYTDVIDTLNIEENINIKLVLSGHTHGGQITFFGIPFYTPGGSGNYLRGWYKKTTTKMYVSKGIGTTVLPIRFFARAEASIFYMGASHPNTSR